The following are encoded in a window of Arcobacter arenosus genomic DNA:
- a CDS encoding ribonucleoside-diphosphate reductase subunit alpha, producing MAIMIQKRNGRKEVLDITKIQKMTIEATQALDGVSQSELELDAQIKFIDGMSSSDIQDALIKTAVEKIDIDVPNWTFVAARLFVFDLYHKVGKVTHGIKGEPYCHLKDYLRYGKEAGRLLPSLGEGYDLDELNDYIDPSRDYLFNYLGIKTLYDRYLIKNRDGNPIELPQQMFMAIAMFLAQDEENKQEKAKEFYDVVSKFEVMLATPTLSNARTNRHQLSSCYIGSSPDNIEGIFDGYKEMSLLSKYGGGIGWDWNQIRALGGVIDDHKSAAGGTVPFLKITNDIAIAVDQLGTRKGAIAVYLEPWHMDIVDFIDLKKNSGEERRRAHDLFPALWITDLFMERIAEDSYWTLFDPYEVKDLSELHGEAFIERYIAYENDESITKERMKAKELWKKILTSYFESGSPFLCFKDNANRANPNNHVGHIRSSNLCTEIFQNTNPNHYKIKLEYVDGTIETYEEDDLVLVDGGQEKKANKVTALDSVNGKRVFIVEKEKTDGDTAVCNLASINLSRINTKEDIERVVPIAVRMLDNVIDLNFYPLRKVKATNLKSRSIGLGVMGESQMLAEQKLVWGSNDHFKKIDSIMEAISYNAIKASSELGVEKGVYPTFEGSNWSKGIMPHDHAPQAVNALVDKDLFDAGYDWDALREQVKSKGMRNGYLMAIAPTSSISILVGTTQAIEPVYKRKWYEENLSGLIPVVVPNLSPETWTYYTPAYDVDQLDIIRAGAVRQKWIDQGQSLNIFMSLDKASGKYLHEIYMLAWKLGLKSTYYLRSQSPEASNDVEDRSMECSGCQ from the coding sequence ATGGCAATAATGATTCAAAAAAGAAATGGTAGAAAAGAGGTTTTAGATATTACTAAAATCCAAAAGATGACTATAGAAGCTACTCAGGCTCTAGATGGTGTATCTCAAAGTGAACTAGAGCTAGATGCTCAAATTAAATTTATTGATGGAATGAGTTCTTCAGATATTCAAGATGCATTAATAAAAACTGCAGTTGAAAAAATTGATATTGATGTCCCAAATTGGACTTTTGTTGCCGCAAGACTTTTTGTATTTGACCTATATCACAAAGTTGGAAAAGTTACTCATGGAATCAAAGGTGAACCTTACTGCCATTTAAAAGATTACCTAAGATATGGAAAAGAAGCAGGAAGATTACTTCCTTCTTTAGGTGAAGGTTATGACTTAGATGAGTTAAATGATTATATTGACCCATCAAGAGATTACCTTTTCAACTATCTTGGAATCAAAACATTATACGATAGATATTTAATCAAAAATAGAGATGGTAATCCAATTGAATTACCACAACAAATGTTTATGGCAATTGCTATGTTCTTAGCACAAGATGAAGAGAATAAACAAGAAAAAGCAAAAGAGTTTTATGATGTAGTTTCAAAATTTGAAGTTATGTTAGCAACTCCTACATTATCAAATGCAAGAACAAATAGACACCAATTAAGTTCTTGTTATATTGGTTCAAGTCCAGATAATATTGAAGGTATCTTTGATGGATATAAAGAGATGTCACTACTTTCTAAATATGGTGGTGGTATTGGTTGGGACTGGAACCAAATTAGAGCATTAGGTGGAGTTATTGATGACCATAAAAGTGCTGCTGGTGGTACTGTTCCATTTCTTAAAATCACAAATGACATTGCAATTGCAGTTGACCAATTAGGTACAAGAAAAGGTGCTATTGCTGTTTACCTTGAGCCTTGGCATATGGATATTGTCGATTTCATCGATTTAAAGAAAAACTCTGGTGAAGAGAGAAGAAGAGCACATGATTTATTCCCTGCACTTTGGATTACAGACCTATTTATGGAAAGAATTGCTGAAGATTCATACTGGACTTTATTTGACCCATATGAAGTAAAAGATTTATCTGAATTACATGGTGAAGCATTTATTGAAAGATATATTGCTTATGAAAATGATGAATCAATCACTAAAGAAAGAATGAAAGCAAAAGAGTTATGGAAAAAAATCTTAACTTCTTATTTTGAGTCTGGTTCTCCATTCCTTTGTTTCAAAGACAACGCAAATAGAGCAAATCCAAACAACCATGTTGGACATATTAGAAGTTCTAACCTTTGTACAGAGATTTTCCAAAATACAAACCCTAACCACTATAAAATCAAGTTAGAATATGTAGACGGTACAATTGAAACTTATGAAGAAGATGATTTAGTATTAGTTGATGGTGGACAAGAGAAAAAAGCGAACAAAGTTACAGCTCTTGATTCTGTAAATGGGAAAAGAGTATTTATTGTTGAGAAAGAGAAAACAGATGGAGATACAGCTGTTTGTAACTTAGCATCAATTAACCTTTCTAGAATCAATACAAAAGAGGATATTGAAAGAGTTGTTCCAATTGCAGTTAGAATGTTAGATAATGTAATTGACTTAAACTTCTATCCACTTAGAAAAGTAAAAGCAACTAACTTAAAATCAAGAAGTATTGGTCTTGGTGTTATGGGTGAATCTCAAATGCTTGCGGAACAAAAACTTGTTTGGGGAAGTAATGACCACTTTAAAAAGATTGATTCAATTATGGAAGCAATCTCATACAATGCAATTAAAGCATCAAGTGAACTTGGTGTTGAAAAAGGTGTTTACCCAACATTTGAAGGTTCTAACTGGTCAAAAGGTATTATGCCACACGACCATGCACCACAAGCAGTTAATGCACTTGTAGATAAAGACCTTTTTGATGCTGGATATGATTGGGATGCATTAAGAGAGCAAGTTAAATCAAAAGGTATGAGAAATGGATACTTAATGGCAATTGCTCCAACTTCATCTATTTCAATCCTTGTTGGAACAACACAAGCTATTGAACCAGTTTATAAAAGAAAATGGTATGAAGAGAACTTATCAGGACTTATCCCTGTAGTTGTACCAAACCTTAGTCCTGAAACATGGACATATTATACACCTGCATATGATGTTGACCAATTAGATATTATTAGAGCTGGTGCAGTTAGACAAAAATGGATTGACCAAGGGCAATCTTTAAATATCTTTATGAGTTTAGATAAAGCAAGTGGTAAATACCTACATGAGATTTATATGTTGGCATGGAAACTTGGACTTAAATCTACTTATTATTTAAGATCTCAGTCTCCTGAAGCATCAAATGATGTAGAGGATAGAAGTATGGAATGTTCAGGTTGTCAATAA